The Helicobacter ibis DNA segment TACAATAACTTTCCAAACTCAAAGCTAAAATACGCCATAGTAGCACACTCGAGCAACCTAAGAGCACTGCCAACTAATAAGCCGTTTTTCAAAAATCCAAATAAAGCAGGAGAGGGATTCCCATTTGATTACTTCCAAAACTCATATATCTATGCAAATACTCCAATAATAATTAAACATTATTCACAAAGCAAAGCATGGGCATTTGTTGAAAGTGGCTTTGTAAGTGGCTGGATAGAGAGCAAAAATATAGCCTACCTAAATAAAGCACAACTAGAAAAATATAAAAATATAAAAAATTTCATAATTCCAAAAAATGACTATATAGAGCTTAAATCTAACGATAGATTCCTAGAATATGCAAGGGTTGGCATGATCTTGCCTGTGTATAAAAATAAAATATTGATATTTACTAGAGATGAAAATGGAAATGCAAAAGAAAAGCTAATAAAAATCAACAGAGATGAATTTTTAAACTTCCCTCTTAACTTTAGCGAACACAACTATGCACTAATTGCAAATAGCATTGTTGGCGAAAAATATGGCTGGGGGGGTATGTTTGGCAATAGAGATTGCTCTATGTTTTTAAGGGATACATTTAGTAACTTTGGAATCTATCTGCCAAGAAATTCACAAGCACAGATAAAAGCAGATACACAAGGAAGCAAATACTATCCACTAGATAAATTAAATCCACAAAAAAAACTAGATTTTATAAAGAAAAATGCAATTCCATTTGCAACACTACTGGGGCTTAAAGGTCATATCATGCTATATATAGGTGAGCATAATGGGGAAATGCTGGTCTTGCATGATGTTTGGGGACTAAAAATGATACAAAAAGAAACAAATAACACTAGTAAAGAGATGAGACACATAATAGGTAAAATAGCTATAACGCAAATAGATATAGGAAAAAATAATAGTAATATACCGCAAGATTCTTTATTTATAAATAGAATATATGGAATGCTAAACTTATTTGAAAATGGCAAAATACAAGAACATGAATGAACAAAATAAAATAATAGAATGCAAAAATGTTAATTTTTATTTAACTAAAGAGCATATTTTGTATAATGTGAATTGGACGATTAATAAAGGAGATTTTTGGGCTATCATAGGACCAAATGGTGGCGGTAAAAGCACTCTAGCAAAGCTATTGGTAAATCTTTTAAAACCAAGTAGTGGAGAGATAATAAGAGATTCAAAACTAAAAATAGGCTATGTCCCGCAAAATACTTTTTTTAATCGTCATTTTCCAGTTACAGCCAAAGAAGTTGTAATGATGGGATTTTTAGACAAGGAAAGCAGTTTAAATATGTTTAGTTACACCAAAACACAAAAAGACAAAGCTAATAAATATATAAAAGAGCTAGACCTAGAATCTCATGCAAACAAAAAAATAGGAGAACTATCAGGCGGTCTTAGACAAAGAGTATTAATAGCAAGAGCATTATGCAGCAAACCTGATATACTAATCTTAGATGAACCAACTTCAAGCATAGATAAAAAACACCAAAAGGACATATATGAGATACTTAAGCAAAACAATAAAGATAAGACAATAGTCATAATAAGCCATGATATATCTATATTATATGGCTATGCTAAAAATGCGTTATATGTAAATAAGGAAGTTACAATTCACAAACTTCCACAAATTAATCAAAATCAAAACGGCAAACATTTCTGCGAAATAGAAATGATGATGGGAGAACAATATGAATAACTCTTATGATGTAGCAATTATAGGTGGCGGAATCTCTGGTAGTGCTTTATTTTACACATTAACACATTACACTGATATAAAAAAGGTGGTACTGCTAGAAAAATATGATAGGCCAGCAACTTTAAGCTCAAGCGCTAATAATAACTCTCAAACGATTCACGCAGGTGATATAGAAACAAACTACACAAAAGAAAAAGCAAAAAAAGTAAGAAGAGCAGCAAAACTTATAGAAAATTACGCACTATTCCATAATTTACAAAATAAAAGTATTTTTGAATGCCAAAAAATGGCATTTGGAGTTGGCGACAAGGAAGTAGAATTTATAAAATCTAGACATAATGAATTTAGCGAGATATATCCTGAATTAGAATTATTTAACAAAGATACTCTAAGAGAGATAGAACCAAATATAATAAAGACTGAAAATGGTAGCAATAGAAGCGATAATGTAGTTGGCTCTGGTATAAAAAAGAGTTTTTGTGCTATGAACTTTTGCGTAACTGCAAATCATATGATAGAAACTAGTATTTTTAATGAACATAAAGCAATTTTTAACTTCAAAGTCAAAAACATAGTAGAACAAGGTGATGGCGGATATACATTACAAGCAGATGGGCACTCACCAATTAGCGCAAAATTTGTGCTTGTAAATGCAGGAGCACATTCTTTATTTTTGGCACACAATATGGGGTATGGCCTAGAACTTGGTTGTTTGCCTGTGTCTGGTAGCTTTTATTTTATACCTGGAAATAAGTTAAATGGTAAGGTATATACA contains these protein-coding regions:
- a CDS encoding metal ABC transporter ATP-binding protein, with the translated sequence MNEQNKIIECKNVNFYLTKEHILYNVNWTINKGDFWAIIGPNGGGKSTLAKLLVNLLKPSSGEIIRDSKLKIGYVPQNTFFNRHFPVTAKEVVMMGFLDKESSLNMFSYTKTQKDKANKYIKELDLESHANKKIGELSGGLRQRVLIARALCSKPDILILDEPTSSIDKKHQKDIYEILKQNNKDKTIVIISHDISILYGYAKNALYVNKEVTIHKLPQINQNQNGKHFCEIEMMMGEQYE
- a CDS encoding SH3 domain-containing C40 family peptidase, with product MALKIILFSLAFLLFSACSTKDITLPPQDINLYTQESLLINTKNLKDSYLESFFAPFKIKENTKTKHIAWALDMAYSTQGYGENLLPLKKEEIQLLESEANYNNFPNSKLKYAIVAHSSNLRALPTNKPFFKNPNKAGEGFPFDYFQNSYIYANTPIIIKHYSQSKAWAFVESGFVSGWIESKNIAYLNKAQLEKYKNIKNFIIPKNDYIELKSNDRFLEYARVGMILPVYKNKILIFTRDENGNAKEKLIKINRDEFLNFPLNFSEHNYALIANSIVGEKYGWGGMFGNRDCSMFLRDTFSNFGIYLPRNSQAQIKADTQGSKYYPLDKLNPQKKLDFIKKNAIPFATLLGLKGHIMLYIGEHNGEMLVLHDVWGLKMIQKETNNTSKEMRHIIGKIAITQIDIGKNNSNIPQDSLFINRIYGMLNLFENGKIQEHE
- a CDS encoding FAD-dependent oxidoreductase, which translates into the protein MNNSYDVAIIGGGISGSALFYTLTHYTDIKKVVLLEKYDRPATLSSSANNNSQTIHAGDIETNYTKEKAKKVRRAAKLIENYALFHNLQNKSIFECQKMAFGVGDKEVEFIKSRHNEFSEIYPELELFNKDTLREIEPNIIKTENGSNRSDNVVGSGIKKSFCAMNFCVTANHMIETSIFNEHKAIFNFKVKNIVEQGDGGYTLQADGHSPISAKFVLVNAGAHSLFLAHNMGYGLELGCLPVSGSFYFIPGNKLNGKVYTVQNPKLPFAAIHGDPDIVAKDKTRLGPTALALPKLERFKSGTFLDFLKISGIASGTLNIMFDLLSDSEIRSYIFRNFLYEIPSIGKKYFLQEAKKIIPSIRLEDLSYASGFGGIRPQVLDKKEKKLILGEKKIKSNKGITFNMTPSPGATSCLKNALVDMMEITEYLGAKINMEKVNKELKEDSLEWLID